A region of Culicoides brevitarsis isolate CSIRO-B50_1 chromosome 1, AGI_CSIRO_Cbre_v1, whole genome shotgun sequence DNA encodes the following proteins:
- the LOC134833557 gene encoding procathepsin L-like, translating to MKLLFIIGAVLCLFCGSEAVLQNLPVNGVLNNVDLLKIANCVKLLDSILDLPLLNLLFSRSKFTKDDRLQFCLRETKKIEKINENSKKNGHGYKTETNANVFFDPKEQKKRTGFRPHDKKPKKMRRSLESELEKTLQPPFYDDNYEEWDYMRVSRNTKSVPKTVNISYQQNLGPADDQGLCACCYAYTSTALVANFLYMTNKQKYSLSEQELVDCSARPKFPELSNMGCEYGHFDECAIYLNDKRGINLKADYPYVGYEQSSCQAVEKKKVLKDYFVEYVPLDSEYEAYQALAKGNLVATAVCANDHVRYYKSGVLNGPACECSDDCPNHAVVIVGLGYDTKLGMHYWTVRNSWGTTYGDNGHFKIRAFSNCACIGWDLGHFKFTKRA from the exons ATGAagcttctttttattattggaGCAGTTTTGTGCTTATTTTGCGGATCTGAAGctgttttacaaaatttgcctGTAAATGGAGTCCTTAATAATGTGGATTTgcttaaaattgcaaattgcGTGAAATTATTGGATTCAATTTTAGACCTTCCATTGTTAAATTTGCTTTTCAGTAGATCAAAGTTTACAAAAGATGATCGATTACAATTTTGTTTAcgggaaacaaaaaaaatcgaaaaaatcaatgagaattcgaagaaaaatggaCACGGATACAAAACCGAAACTAATGCGAATGTATTTTTCGATcctaaagagcaaaaaaagcgCACTGGATTCCGACCTCAtgacaaaaaaccaaaaaagatGAGACGTTCGTTGGAAAGCGAGTTGGAAAAAACGTTGCAACCTCCTTTTTACGACGATAATTATGAAGAATGGGACTACATGAGAGTTTCTCG aAATACAAAATCTGTTCCGAAAACGGTAAACATCAGTTACCAACAAAATCTTGGACCTGCTGATGATCAAGGACTCTGTGCCTGTTGTTACGCCTACACTTCCACGGCATTAGTAGCGAATTTCCTCTACATgacgaacaaacaaaaatattccttGTCCGAACAAGAGCTCGTTGATTGCAGTGCTCGTCCCAAATTTCCCGAATTATCAAATATGGGTTGCGAATATGGCCATTTTGATGAGTGTGCGATCTATTTAAAT GACAAGCGTGGAATTAACCTCAAAGCAGATTATCCTTACGTGGGTTATGAACAGTCCTCGTGTCAAGCTgtggaaaagaaaaaagttttaaaagattatttcGTCGAGTATGTCCCGTTAGACTCGGAATATGAAGCTTACCAAGCACTTGCGAAGGGAAATCTCGTCGCTACAGCCGTTTGTGCCAACGATCATGTCCGTTACTACAAAAGTGGCGTTTTGAATGGACCTGCCTGCGAGTGTTCCGACGATTGCCCGAATCATGCAGTGGTAATTGTGGGCTTGGGTTACGATACGAAGCTCGGAATGCATTATTGGACTGTGCGAAATAGCTGGGGAACGACATACGGCGACAATGGACACTTTAAAATTCGAGCCTTTTCCAATTGTGCGTGCATCGGATGGGATTTGGGACATTTTAAGTTCACAAAAAGAGCTTGA